The region GACGGAACCATAAAAATGGTTGCTGAAGCCATGGAAGAGCAAGACGTTATAATCGGGATTTTGCCGGCCGGTTCTGCAAATGGACTTTCGGTAGATCTGAATCTTCCGCAGGGAATTGAAGAAAACCTCAAAATAGCGTTTTTGAGTCATTATATCGAAATGGATATGATTTGTATCAACGGCAAAAAAAGCATTCATTTAAGCGACTTAGGATTAAATGCTAATCTGGTTAAAAATTACGAACAAAGCGATGTACGTGGTTTTTGGGGATATGCATTGCAGGCTTTTACGACTTTAAAAGAATCTGAAGATCCGTTTGTGGCAACTATTTCGGCAAACAATAAAACAGTCGAGCATACAGCGAGAATGATTGTAATTGCCAACTCGCAGAAATACGGAACAGGCGTAATCATCAATCCAAACGGCGCAATGAATGACGGAAAGTTTGAATTGGTTATTTTAAAAAGCCTGGATTTACTATTAATTGGAAAAATTATTACGGGCAATATGCCGATTGATTCCGATGATATTGTAATCATTTCAACAGATAAAGCCGAAATCAAAACCGATTATCCTGTTAACTTTCAGATTGATGGAGAATATTGCGGGGCACAGACTTCTTTGGAAATTCATATTCTGCATAAACAAATGAAAATTGCGGTTCCGTAGATTTGGACTGATTTTCATTGAGCAAATATTGGTGTGTTGAATATGTCGCTCCGCAGGAGCTTTTCATCTTAACCTTATTTTTTCTATAAATATTTCGCTCTTCCAGAGCTAAAAAAAGCTCCTCGAGGAGCGAAATATTTATAGAAATGTTTGTGTCAAAAGTTTCAAAAGCTCCAGCGGAGCGACATAATTACGCTATTTAAAAGGATTACGTTCCTGCCATTCTGTTTTAGGTTCCAGATAATTGAAAAATCTTGAAATGTTATGATTAATTAAAGCATTGCTGTGTGTAATTAAACCATACATTTTTATTGGTTTGGCACCAACAGAACTTTTTATTTCGAGTGCAGTTCTTGCAAATACAATTTCTTTAAATCCTTTTTTGATAGAGTAGGCAATCATATCGTAAAGCATGTTTAAATAGAGCATTTTCTCGCGTTGGATGCTTTCGTCATAACCTAGAAAATAAGTGTCCATAGTATCGCCATTTTTGATGAGCGTATTAAAACCAATTAGTTTTGCGTCTAAGAAATAGCCATACAATAGAAAGTTATCACCCATTATTTCCTTGAAAAAGCTAAAATGATTTCGGGCTAGAAAAAAGGTGTTAAACGGAGCGTTTTTCGCTACATGAAAATACAAATCGTAAATAACATCTTCATATTGTTTAATGTCGGCTAATGACATTTTTTGCTTTACAATTTCCTCCGATTTTTTTCGGGCACGTTTGTATTGATCACGATATTTTTTAGATAATGCATCAATATAATCCTGTTCGTTTTTCCAGTTTTTCCTGATTTCAAAAACCATGTTGGGCTGAGTCGAAAACGTATAATTGTTTTTAAATTCAACTTGTAAAGGTTTGATTTCTTCGGCAGTAAAATCTTTTATACTTGTAATATGAACTTTCTTTCCGCTTTCTTTTAAATCTTTTTTAAGCTGATTTACGGCTTTGTGAAGTGTTTTAATGGCTTTTGATTCTTTGATTTTTTTATCAAAAACAAAAGCATTTTGTCCAGTCAGCATATTGTTGCCAACAAACAAAACGTGCGAAGCAAAATTCTTTAAGGCAAAATTGCGTACAGAAGTTTTGAGACATTTGTCGCGTTCTCCGAATGATTCCAGTTTTTCGGCAAATAGAAACTGCGTTAAAACAATGCCAACAAGTTTTTCTTCTTCAAAAAGACCAATAAAATGACAAGTCATATTTACCGGAGAAGAATTTTCCAGAACTTCTAAATACTCACGAGTCAAAAAGATGTTATCAACGGCAAGCGAATTCCATTCTAATGGCAATTGTGAAGCGCTTTTGTAAATCTGGAAAGAATAAGTTGTATTCAAGAGTGTGAACTAATTTCGTCAAAATTAGATAATATTTGGAATAACTAAATTTCTTTAAGTTATTATTAAGAAAAACCCGTTTGAAATTTAGTTTCAAACGGGTTTTGGGTATTTTGTTTTCTAAGCAAAACCGCAGACAATTCCTCCCATCAGAGTTAATGTAATCAGCCAGTAGCCGGTATGAATAAAAATGTATTTCCAGGACTTTCTTTCAAATAAACCATTAATTCCAATTAGAGGGAACGCGAAAAATAAACCAGACATAAATCCGTGCAGTGCTCCATGTTTAAAAGTTCTGTAAGCCATTCCGTAATCGGCCATAAAAGCAGCAAAAGAAGGTTTTGCGCTATCGATCAAAGGCGGGCCTCCAACCATT is a window of Flavobacterium crocinum DNA encoding:
- a CDS encoding GNAT family N-acetyltransferase; the encoded protein is MNTTYSFQIYKSASQLPLEWNSLAVDNIFLTREYLEVLENSSPVNMTCHFIGLFEEEKLVGIVLTQFLFAEKLESFGERDKCLKTSVRNFALKNFASHVLFVGNNMLTGQNAFVFDKKIKESKAIKTLHKAVNQLKKDLKESGKKVHITSIKDFTAEEIKPLQVEFKNNYTFSTQPNMVFEIRKNWKNEQDYIDALSKKYRDQYKRARKKSEEIVKQKMSLADIKQYEDVIYDLYFHVAKNAPFNTFFLARNHFSFFKEIMGDNFLLYGYFLDAKLIGFNTLIKNGDTMDTYFLGYDESIQREKMLYLNMLYDMIAYSIKKGFKEIVFARTALEIKSSVGAKPIKMYGLITHSNALINHNISRFFNYLEPKTEWQERNPFK
- a CDS encoding DUF1761 domain-containing protein — its product is MKINFVALLISAIVTLVIGFIWYSPKVFGTIWMKENNLTQEELRKGSMLKIFGLTYIFSLMITMTLMSLTIHQSGAIGMVGGPPLIDSAKPSFAAFMADYGMAYRTFKHGALHGFMSGLFFAFPLIGINGLFERKSWKYIFIHTGYWLITLTLMGGIVCGFA
- a CDS encoding diacylglycerol/lipid kinase family protein; the encoded protein is MKKNILFVVNPISGDLDKSELIEAVEEFAVTNHFDLEVYETTGKNDPKEIQSIYKEYNPERIIVAGGDGTIKMVAEAMEEQDVIIGILPAGSANGLSVDLNLPQGIEENLKIAFLSHYIEMDMICINGKKSIHLSDLGLNANLVKNYEQSDVRGFWGYALQAFTTLKESEDPFVATISANNKTVEHTARMIVIANSQKYGTGVIINPNGAMNDGKFELVILKSLDLLLIGKIITGNMPIDSDDIVIISTDKAEIKTDYPVNFQIDGEYCGAQTSLEIHILHKQMKIAVP